The genomic segment tacaaatagcattaaatattaaaatattagaaaaaataataatgaagtaaaattaaattaaataaatagaccTGTTATTCTTTCCTTACATATTAAAACCTGACAGTGCAAAAATACATAgataaacatttttgtgaatgaaggcattaaatatctcttttaACGTATCCTTAGCATAAATCTTGTCCCATAAGACTAAGGATAAATGACTTCCTATCAGCCTCTAAAGAAGAGATATAAAGAGACCATCTATTCCTTATTCTATTTCTTTGGAGAAGATcatccattctaaatctaattacctcttgaatacataagttaaatagaTAAGAAAGCACGTCCTTCAAAGAAGGGGGGTTCTCTTTTATCCAGTACAAGAATATAGATTTTCGAGTAGCTGCCATAACCAACCAACAAAAAGATACTATTTCATCTGAGACATTAATAGAAGAACCGTTGTTAGATACCTGAAAAAAATCTTTCACATCTACTAGAGCATATTGAGGATTTAAAGAAACATCTAAATtaattgaatttttaataaaaccttttattttctcCCACAGGTTTCTAATAAACGGACAATCCcagatataatgaaagaaatcAACATTCTGCTctttacattttgggcaaaaagaaGTCTTCTGAGAGCCATCACAGTTTTGAAACAATAAGCCATAACCTAAATGAATGAGCCGAAAATGCTGGTCTCTCCATGACTCAGAGACCCTTGCTTTCCAACCATAGCCTTTTCCTGTAATTGTTGgtttatataaaaattaattatctCCTGGGCATGAAAAAGAGTTTTCTTTGACGCAGAAGTCCGGGTTTTAATGGCACATAATTGCATCATGTATCCagcaatttattatataaataaagccctaaaagGCACATAGGGTGATCTCAATCGTTTTGTCACCTGGGTCCATTCCAAGCTTGGCAGATGCTCGACAAAACTTGGAATTACTCCCCACTCCCTATAAACCAGATTTATATGGACTACTGGAGGACTCTGTTCGTAATAATCCAGTTCTCTATTGTCTGCAGGTTTGCTCAACGgacataataaattaaaaaacatacattaatataaatacaggtatgggacttcttatctggaaacctgatgcTCAGAAAGTTATGGTCCAGTTTAAGCACACCATTCTAAAAATgtaatgcttttctttttctctgtaattagaaatcagtgccttgtacttgatagtaactaagctgcatgaatatgCATGCATGTTAGTGGCAAgaaaaacctattgggtttattaaatgtgtaaatgttttttagaagacatagggggttatttatcaaaggtcaagttgtgtttttccaaaaaattttagttttttgagggtagttttcagtcaaaacttgaattttcaggtaaaaaaacaaacaaaacattttgtggtttatataagaaaaactaaaattttttggggttttattaaaaacttaaatttttcgagatttattataccctgcagctggaaatagctcaaatccaaaaaataccTCGGGTAaagcctgttgaggtcatgtagaagtcaatggcagaggtcccttcaaccatttgaagatgttcaagCTCGTTTCtgtgggttttgctcaaaaactgaATTCATTttagcaattcaagttttttcccgtggaaaacttgattcattcaggtttttcaccctgaattcactgattcaagttttgtACCTTTGAGTttcttcttaaattagaaaacatttgagttgtgagttcattcgaggtataaaaaatcccacaaacctctaaaacttgacctttgataaataaaccccataatgtatggagatccaaattatataaaaaaaaaacctttatccagaaaccccttggACCCCCtaactttactaatgtgagatctACTTCTAATGATTAtgtctcattatgatctacatccataaaggcattgttagaattctgtttcatggaaaatattacttcaatattgatttatgggaaaatgtatatttctgtatttaacaaacaactatttcttatgtaaccttaatgtaataaatatctgaatgaaaagagtgaaacaggagggtgatttagacaagttgtgTCTTGtcacagtgtcttgagatctactgatcaccagctaaaggtctactggtaaatcccAATCTAccgtttggacacccctgagacCTGTAAAAATAtagcaggcaggttaattggctccattGGGGCAGAGACTTCTATACATAAAGAACAGTCACTGTAACATGCTGCCGTATGTAAACCTATGGTAACAGTAAAACATtacatataaaacacacacagataGTAAAATTTAATTCACGTCAACATAACTGCTGTGTTGAGCAGTTAGACCTGTTGCCAAGGTGAACATACAACATTCAGATGCCACCAGCACTACAAATGATGATTCACATGCATATATTCTTGTCTCTATCATACTGACATACTATATTGTTTATTCAGTACTTCTGGTTCTTTTGACTATAATCAAAAGAAATAAACAGCGCACTGAAAAGCCATTGCATAAGGAGCCGCTAATTATCTCAAAGCCCAACAGGCTTTAAAGTTGtgggggtacagaaaaaaaatctgttacgCGTGAATTTAAGCAAAACATTATGCACAGGAAGGAGTTGTTGAAATGTCATTTAGCTTTTGTGGAGTCCCTTTGTTCAGTGCAATTTGCTGGCACTTTATTTTAGTTTGTGTACTAGCAGTCAGAGCTACACAAAATCTGGAAATGTGTTTTGTGGAGTAGCTATGAATACAGAGTATGACCAGTATGTGTGCTTCACAAACGTaaaacagacacttttcaagattaaaatatgtttattttcattatatacagCTTAGCAGATCCAACCATTGTCACACTTTCAATATTTATGGATCAATAATGGCACCTCTCCCCAGCTAGCACAGAGTAATACACGGATCATCCAGTAGCAAAGCCATGGGAATGTGTCTTCTAAACCATGTTTTTATATCATTTCTGTGTGTATATAACTTAAATATTATGAgtctaaaatacatttaaattgctgTACATCTCTGGCTAAtaactgtttaaaggggacctgttaccttaagaaataattccaaatcctattttatgatgttagtcaagcaaaataaacttgcaCTAGCTTTAGCTAATTTtcaagttaaatttcaatggatgtatatgttgcagcaaatacattacactacacaagcccagggaaccttactaaaataatataaagttgttataatacctacttgtataatttatgtgccatatgttaggaaatgtaaaaaaaaaagattttttgcagcctatcaccctgaaaaactgaaaagtggcaggcgatatatgattgacagctgagacttttaaacaagattaaaacaggtatggatattttaattaaaaaaaataatttggatttcatgtttaattaaaaaaagacgcttatacaggtttttatgcctgggtgacaggtcccctttaagcatgttCCTCAAAAAGCACAATTAGTCATTCTTGGTCCTTAAAACACATTAAGCAATTTACACGTcaaatacttatttatttatttttttatcaaaggctgaattgTAGGCCTGCCATAACAGCCTTCGGaatgttttactttgaaaatatAAACCCTTGGAACCCATGGAATGTTAAGGAACAGGGCAACACCATAACaaaagataatggatcttcaatGCAAAAACATTACAGATTACAACCATTTCTTTTCCATTTGCCTTTAACGCACTGGTCAATAGTCAGTAGGTGCTTCATTAATAACTCACTCAGCCACTTTCATTTTGGACATTCATACTACATAGGAGACTGAAGGTTAGGTTATTAGAGTCTCTATTAACAACCCTGGATATTATGCTACTGTGTTAGGTGAacatattttggtgcattttgaaCAGAATCATGTAATTATTTGAATACATATATTATTCTACAGCCAGAGCAACTATAGATCTCTGCAGATGAAATATACCAACATATACACAAGAGCGGTTGATTATAAAACTGGATGAAACAGAGGCTAGGCCTTTTTGTATACACAGCAGTGGTATACAACAGATATAGTGCAGTAGTTCTAGTAGCCAATAGGCCACATACTGGAATTGAAAGCTCCATTAGATCACCCATTATTCAgatttatataaatgtgttgtGAAGGCTGAGTATTATGTGCACAGTATTTATAACTTCAGTTCAATTAGGCCTGACACTGGCAAAGTCTGGGCAACTCGGTTAAACAGTATTACGTTgcattaaatgtgtgtgtgtttctatgtACAAAATTCAATGTGTGTAGGTGCagatacacaaatatatacacactcaGGCAGAGAATATAGATAGTGCCTTATAGCCTCAATGCATCCACATTTAGAGAgagataactagggatgcaccgaatccaggattcagccaggattcggcctttttcagcaggattcggattcagccgaatccttctgcccggcagaaccgaatcctaatttgcatatgcggggagggaaatagtgtgactttttgtcataaaacaaggaagtaaaaaatgttttccccttcatatgcaaattaggattaggttcggtattcggccgaatctttcgcggaggattcgggggttcggctgaatccaaaatagtggattcggtgcatccctaaagataTGACTCACAAATCTAACATTCAGAGTAGATGAAGGAGGCAATAACTGGCGATCACATTAAATAATCCAGTGAcaggtatataaaataaataagaatccCCTCGATGCAGTTCAGAAATGCCCAGTAACTGGTATCACACTGAAGAGCAGGGACAAGCCTGTGAAGGTGGTGACTAAGGATACAGGAGagagtacatttatttttttgcccaaatCCTTATGGCAGGTTTCTTTAAAAGCACATTCTGCCTTAGATTTGCTTCTAGAGATACCTGCCGATGTTTAGGTTATACTTTTCTAGTTTAGCATGATTCAAGGCTTGTCCAGTTCACTGCCAGTATTTATCTCAGTGTTTCTATTGCCTTTCTTGCCCAATAGTTGGTGAACAGTTGAGATAACTGGAATTCCTTCATGCAGCAAAACAAATCTTCATTTAGTGCAATTTAATGACCAGCAGTGTCAAAGTGCATGGCTAAACAGCAAGGTGGGGGGACCCTCTCTTTCAAGATATCACACAATCctctttatttttaccttttaccAATTTTATCGACTTATTTGTGCTAACCTCAGATCTCACATCTTCCATACTGGAGGTCATGTCCACTGATGATCCTAATCTTATTTCACTCTCTCCTTGGTACTTCTCACTTGGTCCATTGTCCTCTTCTTCATCGTGATCCTCTTCCTCTTCATTACTGCCATTTTCTTCATCATGGTTTTCATCCTCCAAATcatctttttcttcattttttacttcttctttGGTGACCAACAATTCAGTGTGAGCTTGTTTGCATTCACTTTCATCAGCATTCTGTGTCATACTCTCTTCTTTATCAGCTTCATCCAGAGCCCCCTCCTTTTGGCCTTTCTGCTCTCCAGGGATTACATTTTCCCCTTCACTTAAATTAAAACTTTCATTATTACTTTTGCTGCTGCTCTCCAAACCTGCATCTGAGTAAATTTGTTCTTTCTTTTCACTGTCGCTAATCACTAAGCCATCTTCCAACTTCTCACGGTCTACCTTTACATTTGTGCATTCAATAAAATGACATTGTGCTTGACCATCTTCTGATGGGTTGCTATCACAGGCCACTGATGTTACAGCTTCATTTTCTAAAACTAGTTTTAGGGATTGGGGGGGAAAAACCTCCACCGCTTCAGCCTCATTTTCCTTAAAAGTCTTAGTTGTTTCCTCTTTATGAGTAGAGATTTCAAACTTATCTTTTTTAATAATCTCATTATCTTCATCTCCAGGCTTTTTTTCACTTTCTAGAGCAGGCAATGCTTCTTCTGTATTATGCGTTGTTATTGGTTCCATTTCCGTCTCCTGTTGTATTTGCACATTCAGGCTGCTTTCATTTGGTGTAAACTCAAATACATTTTCCTTGGGTATTTCATGATCCACTTTGGATCCAATGATTTCAacattttctcctgtttcacgAAAATCATCACTATCACTGCTTGTCTGGTCAGCACTCTCTTCAGATGCCACAGAGCATGATGATGCTTCCCTAACATTTACTATACCCTCACAACCCTCACTTCCAGATACAGGCTCTGCACTCTCTACTGTACAATCATGATCTTCTTCCATGTTCTCAGCCTTTTGGTCTTGGAAATTGTCTTTCATATCACTGCTTAAACTAAAGGCAGTTTCACAAACACACTCAGTTACATTTTGGGTTTGTTTGACAAAATCAAGAGCATCCTGAAAGACTTCACTTTCGCCTGGACTCCCGCCTCTTTGATTTTGTGCCACTTCACCATCCACTACTGAAGTAATGTGTTCTACCGTAGTTCCTTTACCTTCTATAGCTTTTACCTCTACTTcaatccctccctcctcctcaCTTGCCAGGTGTTTTAAGACAGTTTTGCAATCTTCCCTTTGCTGGCTTAAACTTTGCCCAAAAATATTCTGGCTACAACCATCATCAGCTGAAGGGTCTTGCTTCAGCTCATCAGGATTCTCACTTTTAAGTTCCTGTATTCTCTGAAAGTCTGTGGCAACATTGTTTTCTGCTTGAAATGGAAATTCTTCAGGAGATTTTTCTTGTTCCTCTTCTCTGTCCTGCTCAGCCAATggttcattttctttttcctgcTCATGTTCAGTCTGAGACCTCTGACTCATCAAAGACATTTCCTGCTCTGTCACATCAGATTCATCAGCTTTGCCTGGAAGACCATGTACAGAGAATTGAGGAATGCTTGGACAGCCCAGTCCCACCCCCGACACATAGTGGAAATGATTAAGGGAAAGAAGAGGAATTGAAAATATCTGCTTTGTTGATTGGAACAGAAATGCAGCAATTAAGCGATTGCAGAATAAACACCACCATTTGGTACAGAGCGGAGAAGAATGCTAAAGAGCAGAGCGAAGCAGGTCctgcttgtccaaaaaaaaaaaaagtacaagatCTCTAGAAAAGGCAGAGCTATGCTTCCAGTACAGCTCAAGTCTACAAGCCAAGGAGAAGACAGCACAGCATGGAGGTCCAGGACTGTGAGGTTTTATTAAACACAAGGATTGTGATTTACTGCCCCTATTTTGCATCTGTTCTAGTTAGGAATCAGAAAGTCTTAGGCTGCAAaaagtaaagcattttttttctgagCCAGAGCCACTTAGAAATGTCTATAGGAGCTgacttttcaaaatgtaaaacgGAAATTGAACTTTATTGGCATTACCCACACCCATTTTATTAGTGTGTGACATAATTAATACCTTAATGAAGACAATATTTTGAAGGGTTAGAATACACAATCCACTAGATTATATTAAGACAAAAAGCAGCCACTTCACCTCTCATTGCAAAGCTTTTCATTAGTGGATCCACTGACCCTAAGCAATCTTTAATTAAATTTTAGATGCTTCTGTTTTTTTAAGCAAGTGTTGTAAAGTAGGAATACTTTTTCCTTTGCTATGTGTATcatgtgtgtataatgtatatttcTCAGACAGTCCTTAGTTTAAAAGGATTACAACAAAATAAGGAACAAAAACAACTAATTGCCACAATAAAAGTATTTCTTGGATGCCCTTAACCTTTGTGACCAGTCCTACAGTAACCACTACAAGGGCATCCTGATGCCAATAATGTTATGGTCTCTTGACCCTAATAAACAGGACTGACAACATAGATAGATAATTGCCAAGAGCATAGCATGCAAAGTTAAAGTATAAAGAGACACCGTTTAGGACTGGTTTAATCAGTGACAAGCTTAGCATAGGGAGGTGATTGCACTCCACTTACCAAGAGCTGTTGCCTTTTGGGGTGACTCCATGTGACACTCTTCAATTATATGGGGTTCTATTGAGGCATCTCCATTAGGTGTATCTTCAGAATCTAGTGCAATACCATGTTTCTGCAAATATAACCTAATATTAGTATACTGTTGGGCCCAGTGAGAGCAGCAGCGATGCAAAACAGAGATCGACAGAAAGATCAATCTATCTACTCATACAGAAGATGTGTAGAACACAGTACCTTTAACGCCTCCCTCAAACGGCTAACCTCTTCCCTGAGATCATCACGTTCACAACGAACTGGGTCAAAGAATTCTTTTTGTCTTTCAAGGGCCTACACTTGCCCCAAAGAAGGGAGAAGGGCATCAAATAAGAAAGGGAAAGAGCAGGGAGGAAGAGCAAAACAAGAAAGAAATACCAAGATGGTGAgtgaaaaacaacataaaaaacagTAGCAGGTCAGAGTGTACTCCAAATTTCAAAAGCAAGACCACAAGCAGTAGCCATGTCTCCTCGCCTGACTAACAATGAATGGAAAGCAATTTCCCTTGCTCATATTAGGCGTATGTAAGAATTTAAGCTATGTAGtcagataaatacattttcatgatttcTAGTGGGTCATCAAAACATAGCATATTTGCTCCcatctaattcaaatttgtagTTAAATTCATATTGCAACCTTTATTACACTTTTCCTTCCCATAATGAGGTTACACATTAGCCTGTCCAGACCCTCCTACTATACCAAGACACTAAACAGGCATTCACCTGACCTGGCTTTTAGGCTAATCCCTTGGCTGCACAGTTGGAATGACGCAAAGTGGCCCTTTTAGGTCAGGTATCTCTAGTCACAGATATGCAGATTTAGGGTACCAAAAGCCAGTATTATGCAACAACCTCTCCAGAAAATTATATACACTAAGTTGTGTGCTCCCAATTTAGCATGTGAAAAGCCTGAAACATAAAACACCTTGCCTAAAACATTGCAATTCTCAAGGATCCCCCAAACATGTGGTGACTGTATATAGTTATATGGATCTCTTATCTGTCTCCTACCCCTATCTTTTTATCTTTCCATTCTATGGTCTCCTTTAGGTCACAAATTTCATGGTCGTTGTTTTCTTGCTTCTGTTGCAGCTGACGAATTTCCTAAGGGGGCAGTGAGAAAGGTTCAAATGGGAAAGAATTAGGAAAGCAGAAAGAGGAAAGGGAAGTAAAGAGAAACAAGCTCATGAAAACAGAAAAGGACACACCAAGTTGAGAAAGAGAAAGTATATCCCTAATTCTAAATTGCTTAACATTAAACTGAAGATATCCTATAagataaaaatgttgattttattttGCTAATTAATACTACACTTTCATTTGGCCCAGTTACTGCTGTAGAATTAGCCCTCCATCTTTTAAACAGTTAGCTCCAACAAGCAGGGCCCTTCTCTTTTTTCCATGTCTACACTCTTCCATTGTACAACACCAAAACCCACTTTTTCAATAAATCATAACAATATCatcaatatgactatgaagattttcattcatccaggtcatggtatatctagtattgGTAAATCTTCACTTCTGTGATGTCACACAACTATCCCACATCACAGTGCTCTCCTGCATCCTTGGTGAAGTAATTGTTCAGGTCCAATCTGTGTAAACAGCAGAGGACAGTggttttaaggtggc from the Xenopus laevis strain J_2021 chromosome 9_10L, Xenopus_laevis_v10.1, whole genome shotgun sequence genome contains:
- the LOC108701415 gene encoding leucine-rich repeat flightless-interacting protein 1 isoform X8 → MGTQGPGRKRHPNRERLSAEDQALNHIAREAEARLAAKRAARAEAREIRMKELERQQKEGADDDDVMSVGSRSSLRTNGYEEELLGATQYRKSSRSSTGSGETYQSSRALPRDESTYYSDMSLASAPLTSKPLQAMHNGNRPSLLNCNTLPSRSQRGSLYDDGIASGSRRYSSSSSKPPSEYSCYLGSGSRASSRASSARASPVNSEPPGSTVFRRGSACGSGSTLSHGDDISVPPMFGVEERPEKDFSEKGSRPVSSLSAATLASLGGTSSRRGSGDTSISVDTEASIREIKEISELKDQIEDVEGRYMQGLKEMKDSLAEVEEKYKRSMVTNAQLDNEKSSLQYQVDTLRDVLLELEEELAESRRQHEEKNKECERQKHEQNVLRFQLAELKDALEQREQLLTEIRQLQQKQENNDHEICDLKETIEWKDKKIGALERQKEFFDPVRCERDDLREEVSRLREALKKHGIALDSEDTPNGDASIEPHIIEECHMESPQKATALGKADESDVTEQEMSLMSQRSQTEHEQEKENEPLAEQDREEEQEKSPEEFPFQAENNVATDFQRIQELKSENPDELKQDPSADDGCSQNIFGQSLSQQREDCKTVLKHLASEEEGGIEVEVKAIEGKGTTVEHITSVVDGEVAQNQRGGSPGESEVFQDALDFVKQTQNVTECVCETAFSLSSDMKDNFQDQKAENMEEDHDCTVESAEPVSGSEGCEGIVNVREASSCSVASEESADQTSSDSDDFRETGENVEIIGSKVDHEIPKENVFEFTPNESSLNVQIQQETEMEPITTHNTEEALPALESEKKPGDEDNEIIKKDKFEISTHKEETTKTFKENEAEAVEVFPPQSLKLVLENEAVTSVACDSNPSEDGQAQCHFIECTNVKVDREKLEDGLVISDSEKKEQIYSDAGLESSSKSNNESFNLSEGENVIPGEQKGQKEGALDEADKEESMTQNADESECKQAHTELLVTKEEVKNEEKDDLEDENHDEENGSNEEEEDHDEEEDNGPSEKYQGESEIRLGSSVDMTSSMEDVRSEVSTNKSIKLVKGKNKEDCVIS
- the LOC108701415 gene encoding leucine-rich repeat flightless-interacting protein 1 isoform X3, with product MGTQGPGRKRHPNRERLSAEDQALNHIAREAEARLAAKRAARAEAREIRMKELERQQKEIYQVQKKYYGLDAKWGDIEQWMGADDDDVMSVGSRSSLRTNGYEEELLGATQYRKSSRSSTGSGETYQSSRALPRDESTYYSDMSLASAPLTSKPLQAMHNGNRPSLLNCNTLPSRSQRGSLYDDGIASGSRRYSSSSSKPPSEYSCYLGSGSRASSRASSARASPVNSEPPGSTVFRRGSACGSGSTLSHGDDISVPPMFGVEERPEKDFSEKGSRPVSSLSAATLASLGGTSSRRGSGDTSISVDTEASIREIKEISELKDQIEDVEGRYMQGLKEMKDSLAEVEEKYKRSMVTNAQLDNEKSSLQYQVDTLRDVLLELEEELAESRRQHEEKNKECERQKHEQNVLRFQLAELKDALEQREQLLTEIRQLQQKQENNDHEICDLKETIEWKDKKIGALERQKEFFDPVRCERDDLREEVSRLREALKKHGIALDSEDTPNGDASIEPHIIEECHMESPQKATALGKADESDVTEQEMSLMSQRSQTEHEQEKENEPLAEQDREEEQEKSPEEFPFQAENNVATDFQRIQELKSENPDELKQDPSADDGCSQNIFGQSLSQQREDCKTVLKHLASEEEGGIEVEVKAIEGKGTTVEHITSVVDGEVAQNQRGGSPGESEVFQDALDFVKQTQNVTECVCETAFSLSSDMKDNFQDQKAENMEEDHDCTVESAEPVSGSEGCEGIVNVREASSCSVASEESADQTSSDSDDFRETGENVEIIGSKVDHEIPKENVFEFTPNESSLNVQIQQETEMEPITTHNTEEALPALESEKKPGDEDNEIIKKDKFEISTHKEETTKTFKENEAEAVEVFPPQSLKLVLENEAVTSVACDSNPSEDGQAQCHFIECTNVKVDREKLEDGLVISDSEKKEQIYSDAGLESSSKSNNESFNLSEGENVIPGEQKGQKEGALDEADKEESMTQNADESECKQAHTELLVTKEEVKNEEKDDLEDENHDEENGSNEEEEDHDEEEDNGPSEKYQGESEIRLGSSVDMTSSMEDVRSEVSTNKSIKLVKGKNKEDCVIS
- the LOC108701415 gene encoding leucine-rich repeat flightless-interacting protein 1 isoform X20 yields the protein MGTQGPGRKRHPNRERLSAEDQALNHIAREAEARLAAKRAARAEAREIRMKELERQQKEVEERPEKDFSEKGSRPVSSLSAATLASLGGTSSRRGSGDTSISVDTEASIREIKEISELKDQIEDVEGRYMQGLKEMKDSLAEVEEKYKRSMVTNAQLDNEKSSLQYQVDTLRDVLLELEEELAESRRQHEEKNKECERQKHEQNVLRFQLAELKDALEQREQLLTEIRQLQQKQENNDHEICDLKETIEWKDKKIGALERQKEFFDPVRCERDDLREEVSRLREALKKHGIALDSEDTPNGDASIEPHIIEECHMESPQKATALGKADESDVTEQEMSLMSQRSQTEHEQEKENEPLAEQDREEEQEKSPEEFPFQAENNVATDFQRIQELKSENPDELKQDPSADDGCSQNIFGQSLSQQREDCKTVLKHLASEEEGGIEVEVKAIEGKGTTVEHITSVVDGEVAQNQRGGSPGESEVFQDALDFVKQTQNVTECVCETAFSLSSDMKDNFQDQKAENMEEDHDCTVESAEPVSGSEGCEGIVNVREASSCSVASEESADQTSSDSDDFRETGENVEIIGSKVDHEIPKENVFEFTPNESSLNVQIQQETEMEPITTHNTEEALPALESEKKPGDEDNEIIKKDKFEISTHKEETTKTFKENEAEAVEVFPPQSLKLVLENEAVTSVACDSNPSEDGQAQCHFIECTNVKVDREKLEDGLVISDSEKKEQIYSDAGLESSSKSNNESFNLSEGENVIPGEQKGQKEGALDEADKEESMTQNADESECKQAHTELLVTKEEVKNEEKDDLEDENHDEENGSNEEEEDHDEEEDNGPSEKYQGESEIRLGSSVDMTSSMEDVRSEVSTNKSIKLVKGKNKEDCVIS
- the LOC108701415 gene encoding leucine-rich repeat flightless-interacting protein 1 isoform X17, with protein sequence MGTQGPGRKRHPNRERLSAEDQALNHIAREAEARLAAKRAARAEAREIRMKELERQQKEIYQVQKKYYGLDAKWGDIEQWMEDSERYSYRARRTQQGADDDDVMSVGSRSSLRPSLLNCNTLPSRSQRGSLYDDGIASGSRRYSSSSSKPPSEYSCYLGSGSRASSRASSARASPVVEERPEKDFSEKGSRPVSSLSAATLASLGGTSSRRGSGDTSISVDTEASIREIKDSLAEVEEKYKRSMVTNAQLDNEKSSLQYQVDTLRDVLLELEEELAESRRQHEEKNKECERQKHEQNVLRFQLAELKDALEQREQLLTEIRQLQQKQENNDHEICDLKETIEWKDKKIGALERQKEFFDPVRCERDDLREEVSRLREALKKHGIALDSEDTPNGDASIEPHIIEECHMESPQKATALGKADESDVTEQEMSLMSQRSQTEHEQEKENEPLAEQDREEEQEKSPEEFPFQAENNVATDFQRIQELKSENPDELKQDPSADDGCSQNIFGQSLSQQREDCKTVLKHLASEEEGGIEVEVKAIEGKGTTVEHITSVVDGEVAQNQRGGSPGESEVFQDALDFVKQTQNVTECVCETAFSLSSDMKDNFQDQKAENMEEDHDCTVESAEPVSGSEGCEGIVNVREASSCSVASEESADQTSSDSDDFRETGENVEIIGSKVDHEIPKENVFEFTPNESSLNVQIQQETEMEPITTHNTEEALPALESEKKPGDEDNEIIKKDKFEISTHKEETTKTFKENEAEAVEVFPPQSLKLVLENEAVTSVACDSNPSEDGQAQCHFIECTNVKVDREKLEDGLVISDSEKKEQIYSDAGLESSSKSNNESFNLSEGENVIPGEQKGQKEGALDEADKEESMTQNADESECKQAHTELLVTKEEVKNEEKDDLEDENHDEENGSNEEEEDHDEEEDNGPSEKYQGESEIRLGSSVDMTSSMEDVRSEVSTNKSIKLVKGKNKEDCVIS
- the LOC108701415 gene encoding leucine-rich repeat flightless-interacting protein 1 isoform X9 — protein: MGTQGPGRKRHPNRERLSAEDQALNHIAREAEARLAAKRAARAEAREIRMKELERQQKEIYQVQKKYYGLDAKWGDIEQWMEDSERYSYRARRTQQGADDDDVMSVGSRSSLRSTYYSDMSLASAPLTSKPLQAMHNGNRPSLLNCNTLPSRSQRGSLYDDGIASGSRRYSSSSSKPPSEYSCYLGSGSRASSRASSARASPVNSEPPGSTVFRRGSACGSGSTLSHGDDISVPPMFGVEERPEKDFSEKGSRPVSSLSAATLASLGGTSSRRGSGDTSISVDTEASIREIKEISELKDQIEDVEGRYMQGLKEMKDSLAEVEEKYKRSMVTNAQLDNEKSSLQYQVDTLRDVLLELEEELAESRRQHEEKNKECERQKHEQNVLRFQLAELKDALEQREQLLTEIRQLQQKQENNDHEICDLKETIEWKDKKIGALERQKEFFDPVRCERDDLREEVSRLREALKKHGIALDSEDTPNGDASIEPHIIEECHMESPQKATALGKADESDVTEQEMSLMSQRSQTEHEQEKENEPLAEQDREEEQEKSPEEFPFQAENNVATDFQRIQELKSENPDELKQDPSADDGCSQNIFGQSLSQQREDCKTVLKHLASEEEGGIEVEVKAIEGKGTTVEHITSVVDGEVAQNQRGGSPGESEVFQDALDFVKQTQNVTECVCETAFSLSSDMKDNFQDQKAENMEEDHDCTVESAEPVSGSEGCEGIVNVREASSCSVASEESADQTSSDSDDFRETGENVEIIGSKVDHEIPKENVFEFTPNESSLNVQIQQETEMEPITTHNTEEALPALESEKKPGDEDNEIIKKDKFEISTHKEETTKTFKENEAEAVEVFPPQSLKLVLENEAVTSVACDSNPSEDGQAQCHFIECTNVKVDREKLEDGLVISDSEKKEQIYSDAGLESSSKSNNESFNLSEGENVIPGEQKGQKEGALDEADKEESMTQNADESECKQAHTELLVTKEEVKNEEKDDLEDENHDEENGSNEEEEDHDEEEDNGPSEKYQGESEIRLGSSVDMTSSMEDVRSEVSTNKSIKLVKGKNKEDCVIS